In one window of Opitutus sp. GAS368 DNA:
- the rsmH gene encoding 16S rRNA (cytosine(1402)-N(4))-methyltransferase RsmH has protein sequence MPDPTPSDPAPHKRRPRYAGKNPRRFEDKYKEHNPERYAADVAKVLASGKTPAGSHRPIMVAEILGVLALRPGEIAVDCTLGYGGHAREILPKLIPGGRLIGLDVDPIEHPRTTERLRAAGWGEDVFAPIRGNFAGLPKVLTGLGLTGVDVILADLGVSSMQIDDPVRGFTFKADGPLDLRLNPSRPPSAAEWLARVKESDLAAALTENSDEPKAGLLARELVARRAASPFTRTRQLAEAIRDILHLPEPGRGEETDDTPVRRVFQALRIAVNDEFGVLDLFLRNLPYTLKPGGRVAILTFHSGEDRRVKAAFKAGHRDGIYSAVSEEVIRAGAEELRANPRSSSAKLRWAVRA, from the coding sequence ATGCCCGATCCCACTCCTTCCGATCCCGCTCCGCACAAGCGTCGGCCGCGCTACGCGGGGAAAAACCCGCGGCGCTTCGAGGACAAATACAAGGAGCACAATCCGGAGCGCTATGCCGCCGATGTCGCCAAGGTTCTCGCTTCAGGCAAGACCCCGGCCGGCAGCCATCGCCCCATCATGGTGGCCGAGATTTTGGGCGTGCTCGCGCTCCGGCCCGGCGAAATCGCGGTGGACTGCACCCTTGGTTACGGCGGCCATGCCCGCGAAATCCTGCCCAAGCTCATCCCCGGCGGCCGCCTGATCGGCCTGGATGTCGATCCGATCGAACATCCCCGCACAACCGAACGCCTCCGCGCGGCCGGTTGGGGCGAAGATGTCTTCGCGCCGATCCGCGGCAATTTCGCCGGCTTGCCCAAGGTTCTCACCGGTCTGGGCCTGACCGGCGTGGATGTAATCCTCGCCGACCTCGGAGTGTCCTCGATGCAGATCGACGATCCGGTGCGCGGCTTCACCTTCAAGGCCGACGGTCCGCTGGACTTGCGCCTGAATCCCTCGCGCCCGCCGTCCGCGGCCGAATGGCTGGCCCGGGTGAAAGAATCCGATCTCGCCGCCGCGCTGACGGAGAACTCGGATGAGCCGAAAGCCGGGCTGCTCGCCCGCGAACTGGTGGCTCGCCGGGCGGCCAGTCCCTTCACCCGCACCCGCCAGCTCGCGGAGGCCATCCGGGACATCCTCCATCTGCCCGAGCCCGGTCGCGGCGAGGAGACCGACGATACGCCGGTGCGCCGGGTGTTCCAGGCGCTGCGGATCGCGGTGAACGACGAGTTCGGCGTGCTCGACCTTTTCCTGCGCAACCTGCCCTACACGCTCAAGCCCGGCGGCCGCGTTGCGATCCTGACCTTCCATTCCGGTGAGGATCGCCGCGTGAAGGCCGCTTTCAAGGCCGGCCACCGCGACGGAATCTACTCGGCCGTGAGTGAGGAGGTCATTCGCGCCGGGGCGGAGGAACTCCGGGCGAATCCGCGCAGCTCCTCCGCCAAGCTGCGCTGGGCCGTGCGGGCGTGA
- the cysK gene encoding cysteine synthase A, with the protein MAKIYNDITETIGNTPLVRLNRTAAAHGAQAEILLKLEFFNPLSSVKDRIGFSMIDDAIKSGKITKDSVIIEPTSGNTGIALAFVAAAKGLKLILTMPETMSTERRKLLKILGARVVLTEGPKGMKGAIAKAEELAAKIPHSIILQQFSNPANPAIHRKTTAEEIWRDTDGKVDIIVSGIGTGGTITGVGEVLKARKPSIKIVALEPDASPILSGGAPGPHKIQGIGAGFVPAVLNTKIYDEVIRVKEADSGPVSKQVNQLDGIPVGISSGAAVWAAIQLSKRPENKGKQIVAIIPSSTERYLSTWLFADVNVESDSVDDLIPAAGA; encoded by the coding sequence ATGGCCAAGATATACAACGACATCACGGAAACCATCGGCAACACCCCCCTCGTGCGGCTCAACCGCACCGCCGCCGCCCACGGCGCCCAGGCGGAAATCCTGCTCAAGCTCGAATTCTTCAACCCCCTGTCGAGCGTCAAGGACCGCATCGGCTTCTCGATGATCGATGACGCCATCAAGTCGGGCAAGATCACCAAGGACAGCGTCATCATCGAGCCGACCAGCGGCAACACGGGCATCGCGCTGGCCTTCGTCGCCGCCGCCAAGGGCCTCAAGCTCATCCTCACCATGCCCGAGACGATGAGCACCGAGCGCCGCAAGCTGCTCAAGATCCTCGGCGCGCGCGTCGTCCTCACCGAGGGGCCCAAGGGCATGAAGGGCGCCATCGCCAAGGCCGAGGAGCTGGCCGCCAAGATCCCGCACAGCATCATCCTCCAGCAGTTCTCCAACCCGGCGAACCCGGCCATCCACCGCAAGACCACCGCCGAGGAGATCTGGCGCGATACCGACGGCAAGGTGGACATCATCGTGTCCGGCATCGGCACCGGCGGCACCATCACCGGCGTCGGCGAGGTGCTGAAGGCGCGCAAGCCCTCGATCAAGATCGTCGCACTCGAGCCCGATGCCTCGCCCATCCTCTCGGGCGGCGCCCCGGGTCCGCACAAGATCCAAGGCATTGGCGCCGGCTTCGTGCCCGCTGTGCTCAACACCAAGATCTACGACGAGGTCATCCGCGTGAAGGAAGCGGACTCCGGTCCGGTCTCGAAGCAGGTCAACCAGCTCGACGGCATCCCGGTCGGCATTTCGTCCGGCGCAGCCGTCTGGGCCGCCATCCAGCTCTCGAAGCGCCCGGAAAACAAGGGCAAGCAGATCGTGGCGATCATCCCGTCCAGCACCGAGCGCTACCTGTCCACCTGGCTCTTCGCCGATGTCAACGTGGAGAGCGATTCGGTGGACGACCTCATCCCGGCCGCGGGCGCCTGA
- a CDS encoding ABC transporter permease: protein MKRFLTATVFFLLLIAAWHWVYVRRFWSPVLVPSPESVGRYLWEIALDGSLLDSTVVTMKRLVAGYFIGLLAGLPLGFLTARVQAMRDTLGVLALGLQGLPSVCWVPLALLWFGQTEGAMLFVVVMGTLWSVILATETGVRNVNPLYIRAARTMGSEGLHTWVTVMLPASLPFIVSGMKQGWAFAWRSLMAAEIYVTILTGFGLGHLLHYGRELNAMEQVVGIMLVIVLIGLLADKILFSPFEKFLHRRWGTEK, encoded by the coding sequence ATGAAGCGCTTCCTCACCGCCACGGTTTTCTTCCTGTTGCTGATCGCCGCGTGGCACTGGGTCTATGTGCGGCGCTTCTGGTCGCCGGTGCTGGTGCCCTCGCCGGAAAGCGTGGGCCGCTACCTGTGGGAGATCGCCCTCGACGGCTCGCTGTTGGACAGCACGGTCGTCACGATGAAGCGGCTGGTGGCCGGGTATTTCATCGGGTTGCTGGCGGGGTTGCCGCTGGGTTTCCTGACCGCCCGGGTGCAGGCCATGCGCGACACCCTTGGCGTGCTGGCCTTGGGCTTGCAGGGGCTGCCGAGCGTGTGCTGGGTGCCGCTAGCCCTGCTCTGGTTCGGCCAGACGGAGGGCGCGATGCTGTTCGTCGTGGTCATGGGCACGCTGTGGTCGGTCATCCTCGCGACGGAGACCGGCGTGCGGAACGTGAACCCGCTCTATATCCGGGCGGCCCGCACGATGGGTTCGGAGGGCCTGCACACGTGGGTGACGGTGATGCTGCCGGCGTCGCTGCCGTTCATTGTCAGCGGCATGAAGCAGGGCTGGGCTTTTGCCTGGCGGTCGCTCATGGCGGCGGAAATCTATGTGACCATCCTGACCGGGTTCGGCCTCGGGCACCTGCTGCACTACGGTCGCGAGCTGAACGCCATGGAACAGGTCGTTGGCATCATGCTGGTGATCGTGCTGATCGGCCTGCTGGCCGACAAAATCCTCTTTTCCCCCTTTGAGAAATTCCTGCACCGCCGCTGGGGTACCGAGAAGTAA
- a CDS encoding ABC transporter ATP-binding protein, giving the protein MTLATELSAAPSAHLAIDKVTKWFETSRGRVQALDEVSLQVAEGEFVCLVGPSGCGKSTLLNMIAGLEMPGQGSVEAGGQPIKGPSRERMMMFQESALFPWLNAYGNVMFSLKRKPGLTDRERREVAEYYLKLVGLEKFMHANIHELSGGMKQRVALARALAPNPRVLLMDEPFAALDAMTREQLYGDLQRIWTQRHVTIVFVTHNVREAVCLGDRVVLFSPHPGRIREEFKVTLARPRDINSVEVAGYATRITRALKDHLEHGAGI; this is encoded by the coding sequence ATGACCCTTGCCACCGAGCTCTCCGCCGCGCCCTCGGCGCACCTTGCCATCGACAAGGTCACGAAATGGTTCGAGACCTCGCGCGGTCGCGTGCAGGCGCTGGACGAGGTCAGCCTCCAGGTGGCGGAAGGGGAGTTCGTATGTCTGGTCGGGCCCAGCGGCTGCGGCAAATCCACCCTGCTGAACATGATCGCCGGCCTGGAGATGCCGGGGCAGGGCAGCGTCGAGGCCGGCGGCCAGCCCATCAAGGGGCCGAGCCGCGAGCGCATGATGATGTTCCAGGAGTCGGCGCTCTTCCCGTGGCTCAACGCCTACGGCAACGTGATGTTCAGCCTGAAGCGCAAGCCCGGGCTCACCGACCGCGAGCGCCGCGAGGTGGCGGAATACTACCTCAAGCTGGTCGGGCTGGAAAAGTTCATGCACGCCAACATCCACGAGTTGTCCGGCGGCATGAAGCAGCGCGTGGCCCTCGCCCGGGCCCTCGCCCCCAATCCCCGCGTCCTGCTGATGGACGAGCCCTTCGCCGCGCTCGATGCCATGACGCGCGAGCAGCTTTACGGCGATCTCCAGCGCATCTGGACCCAACGGCATGTCACCATCGTGTTCGTCACGCACAATGTGCGCGAGGCCGTGTGCCTCGGCGACCGGGTGGTGCTGTTCTCGCCGCATCCCGGGCGCATCCGCGAGGAGTTCAAGGTCACCCTGGCGCGGCCGCGCGACATCAACAGCGTCGAGGTGGCGGGCTACGCCACGCGCATCACCCGGGCCCTCAAGGACCACCTGGAGCACGGAGCCGGCATCTGA
- a CDS encoding ABC transporter substrate-binding protein: MKRFFFLFLFAASIPLVRAEKVTLRVGYFPNITHAQGVIGSHSTREKHGWFEQRLGPDVTIQWYPFNAGPSAMEAIFAGSIDLTYVGPNPALNAYIRSQGDEIRVLAGAALGGAALVVPGDGRITQPGQFKGLRLGTPQLGNTQDVAARAWLKQQGYKTTLTGGDVLVLPTANPDQLALFQQGKLDAVWTVEPWVSRLELEANGRIFLEQKDAVTTVLVGSVKFLQAHPDLVAKFTAAHRELTAWLNEHPDEARAQVRAGLSAEMKREMSAAIVTSAWGRLKFSDQVTQKQFEALVTEAQSVGFLRNVISLDRMFSGQP; encoded by the coding sequence ATGAAACGCTTTTTCTTCCTCTTCCTTTTCGCCGCCAGCATCCCTTTGGTTCGCGCGGAGAAGGTCACGCTGCGCGTCGGCTATTTTCCCAACATCACCCACGCCCAGGGCGTGATCGGCAGCCATTCCACCCGGGAGAAACACGGCTGGTTCGAGCAGCGCCTCGGCCCGGATGTCACCATCCAATGGTATCCCTTCAACGCCGGCCCAAGCGCCATGGAGGCGATCTTCGCCGGCTCCATCGACCTGACTTACGTCGGCCCCAACCCCGCGCTGAACGCCTACATTCGTTCACAGGGCGACGAGATCCGGGTGCTGGCCGGCGCCGCCCTCGGCGGAGCCGCGTTGGTGGTGCCAGGCGACGGTCGCATCACACAGCCAGGCCAGTTCAAGGGCCTGCGCCTCGGCACGCCGCAACTGGGTAACACGCAGGATGTCGCCGCGCGCGCCTGGCTGAAGCAGCAGGGCTACAAGACCACCTTGACCGGCGGCGACGTGCTCGTGCTGCCCACTGCCAATCCCGATCAGCTGGCGCTCTTCCAGCAGGGCAAACTCGACGCCGTCTGGACCGTGGAACCCTGGGTGTCGCGGTTGGAACTGGAGGCCAATGGTCGGATTTTCCTGGAGCAAAAGGACGCCGTTACGACGGTGCTGGTCGGCAGCGTGAAATTCCTGCAGGCGCATCCGGACCTGGTGGCAAAGTTCACGGCGGCGCACCGGGAACTCACCGCCTGGCTGAACGAGCATCCGGACGAGGCGAGGGCGCAGGTGCGCGCCGGCCTGAGCGCCGAAATGAAGCGTGAGATGTCCGCGGCGATCGTGACAAGCGCCTGGGGCCGGCTGAAGTTTTCCGACCAGGTGACACAGAAGCAGTTTGAGGCCTTGGTCACGGAGGCGCAAAGTGTCGGCTTCCTGCGCAACGTCATTTCCCTCGATCGAATGTTTTCCGGCCAGCCATGA
- a CDS encoding porin has product MRNSAFRPLAPALAALLALSPALRADELAQLREQIHALEHKLLVLERKQEIQDERIAVTDKGVTLASADAANSLKLRGLVQLDHRLFLNDGGIVNNGFVLRRARLIAEAQFAKTFTFQIVPEFGGSSVSLVDANVGIAVSPALQFKLGRLKSPVGYELLQSDSWTFFNERSIVTNLVPNRDLGITAGGDVLDGRLSYTVGVFNGVADGASSTNSDFDNEKDFVGRVFASPFRNALGSPLQGLSFGLAGSYGRQKTAAGRTSGYRTDGQQTFFSYLTTTVADGPSWRVSPQADFRKGPLGLIGEYVLSTVNVRPSATGPKAGLQNRGWQIAGGYVLTGEDSSYNGVVPRTNFDPAAGTWGAFEVTGRYANVRIDDAAFPIYASASASASEATSFGLGLNWYLGKAVVFKLDYYQTNFGFAAGAPAVSATPALRQDEKSIITRFQLSF; this is encoded by the coding sequence ATGAGGAACTCCGCCTTCCGCCCTCTCGCGCCCGCGCTCGCCGCGCTGCTGGCGCTTTCACCCGCCCTCAGGGCTGACGAACTCGCGCAACTCCGCGAACAAATCCACGCCCTCGAACACAAACTGCTCGTGCTCGAACGAAAACAGGAAATCCAGGACGAACGCATCGCCGTCACCGACAAGGGCGTCACGCTCGCGTCGGCCGATGCCGCCAACTCGCTCAAGCTGCGCGGGCTGGTCCAGCTCGACCACCGGCTGTTCCTCAACGACGGCGGTATCGTGAACAACGGCTTTGTGCTGCGCCGCGCCCGGCTCATCGCCGAGGCCCAGTTCGCGAAAACCTTCACCTTCCAGATTGTGCCCGAATTCGGCGGCAGCAGCGTCAGCCTTGTCGACGCCAACGTGGGCATCGCCGTCAGCCCGGCGCTCCAGTTCAAGCTCGGCCGTCTCAAGTCCCCCGTGGGCTACGAGCTGCTGCAATCCGACTCGTGGACGTTCTTCAACGAGCGCTCCATCGTCACCAACCTCGTTCCCAACCGCGACCTCGGCATCACCGCCGGTGGCGACGTGCTGGACGGCCGTTTGAGCTATACCGTGGGCGTCTTCAACGGCGTGGCCGACGGCGCCAGCTCGACCAACAGCGACTTCGACAACGAGAAGGACTTCGTCGGACGTGTCTTCGCCTCGCCGTTCAGGAATGCGCTCGGCTCGCCGCTCCAAGGCCTCTCCTTCGGTCTCGCCGGCAGCTACGGCCGCCAGAAGACCGCGGCGGGTCGCACCAGCGGTTACCGCACTGACGGCCAGCAGACCTTCTTCTCCTATCTGACAACCACCGTCGCCGACGGTCCGAGCTGGCGCGTCTCGCCGCAGGCCGACTTTCGCAAGGGTCCGCTGGGCCTCATCGGCGAATACGTGCTCTCTACGGTCAATGTCCGCCCGAGTGCGACCGGCCCCAAGGCCGGGCTGCAGAACCGGGGTTGGCAGATCGCCGGCGGCTACGTGCTGACGGGGGAGGACTCGTCTTACAACGGCGTCGTGCCACGCACCAACTTCGACCCTGCCGCCGGCACCTGGGGAGCCTTCGAAGTCACCGGCCGCTACGCCAACGTGCGGATCGATGACGCGGCCTTCCCGATTTACGCTTCCGCCTCGGCCAGCGCCAGCGAGGCCACCTCGTTCGGCCTCGGCTTGAACTGGTATCTCGGCAAGGCCGTTGTCTTCAAACTCGACTATTACCAGACGAACTTCGGCTTCGCCGCGGGCGCGCCCGCCGTGTCGGCCACGCCGGCTCTCCGGCAGGACGAGAAGTCCATCATCACCCGCTTCCAACTTTCCTTCTGA
- a CDS encoding YezD family protein produces the protein MSESSLHPKSGEQPEWLRVVQEKVESLRYGVVQLVVHDGRVTQIERTEKTRLVAGSREGAAH, from the coding sequence ATGAGCGAATCCAGCCTTCACCCCAAATCCGGCGAACAGCCCGAGTGGCTGCGTGTCGTCCAGGAAAAGGTCGAATCGCTCCGCTACGGCGTCGTGCAGCTCGTCGTCCACGACGGCCGCGTCACTCAGATCGAGCGCACCGAAAAGACGCGCCTGGTCGCCGGCAGCCGCGAGGGCGCCGCCCACTGA
- a CDS encoding Rrf2 family transcriptional regulator, translating into MKLSKRGEYALRSLINLGIAAKVGRSLVRVTELAKAEDLPIKFLEQVMQQLREAGFVESVRGKHGGYRLAKASSQIHIGQIVRLIDGPLAPIGCVSQTAYAPCNCPDEAHCGLRMLMLDVRNAIAAILDRYTLADVVEVTTRKMVTSGRPLPYSTPAAAPAARLRSKGRGRRPRANTSPTEGVIHQLLGDYAI; encoded by the coding sequence ATGAAGCTCTCCAAGCGCGGCGAATACGCCCTCCGATCCCTGATCAACCTTGGCATCGCCGCCAAGGTGGGCCGGTCGCTGGTGCGCGTGACGGAGCTCGCCAAAGCCGAGGACCTGCCGATCAAGTTTCTTGAGCAGGTGATGCAGCAGCTGCGCGAGGCCGGTTTTGTCGAGAGTGTGCGCGGCAAGCATGGCGGCTACCGCCTCGCCAAGGCTTCCAGCCAGATTCACATCGGTCAGATCGTGCGCCTGATTGACGGCCCGCTGGCTCCGATTGGCTGCGTCAGCCAGACGGCCTACGCGCCGTGCAACTGCCCGGACGAGGCCCACTGCGGCTTGCGGATGCTGATGCTCGATGTGCGCAACGCCATCGCCGCCATCCTTGACCGCTACACGCTGGCGGACGTCGTCGAGGTCACCACCCGCAAGATGGTGACCAGCGGGCGGCCTTTGCCTTACAGCACGCCGGCGGCGGCGCCGGCCGCCCGGTTAAGGTCCAAGGGCCGTGGCCGCCGGCCGCGCGCCAACACCAGCCCCACCGAGGGCGTCATTCATCAGCTGCTCGGAGACTACGCCATATGA
- a CDS encoding MBL fold metallo-hydrolase — MEVIFMGTGTSQGVPMIACHCAVCTSSDPRNQRTRASIHVVMDGLHIQVDAAPEFRLQCLREQVEQLDVFILTHGHNDHITGMDDLRRFCDLHGGTALTVYSTNEGMSRVLAMFPYAIAERPVAKGYAAFKLVDMPPVLEFPQGTIHSTLLPHGGINTLGLVFREKSSGRKFAYYSDCKRIPREAVALATGAEVVVLDGLRVEPHPTHMNIEEACAAAAEIGAPTTYLTHLTHGVEHETWNQKLPAGIQLAHDGLRLTL; from the coding sequence ATGGAAGTCATCTTCATGGGCACGGGCACGTCGCAGGGTGTCCCGATGATCGCGTGCCACTGCGCGGTCTGCACCTCGAGCGACCCGCGCAACCAGCGCACGCGGGCAAGCATCCACGTCGTGATGGACGGCCTGCACATCCAGGTGGATGCCGCGCCGGAGTTCCGGCTGCAATGCCTGCGGGAGCAGGTCGAGCAACTCGACGTCTTCATCCTCACGCACGGGCACAACGACCACATCACCGGCATGGACGACCTGCGGCGCTTCTGCGACCTGCATGGCGGCACGGCGCTGACGGTCTATTCGACGAACGAAGGCATGAGCCGGGTGTTGGCGATGTTTCCGTATGCCATCGCCGAACGGCCGGTGGCGAAGGGTTACGCGGCGTTCAAGCTCGTCGACATGCCGCCCGTACTGGAATTCCCGCAGGGCACGATTCATTCCACGCTGCTGCCGCACGGCGGCATCAACACCCTCGGGCTGGTCTTCCGGGAAAAATCGTCGGGCAGGAAGTTCGCCTATTACTCCGATTGCAAACGCATCCCGCGCGAGGCGGTGGCGCTGGCCACCGGGGCCGAGGTGGTCGTGCTCGATGGCCTGAGGGTGGAGCCGCACCCGACGCACATGAACATCGAGGAAGCCTGCGCGGCGGCGGCGGAGATCGGCGCCCCGACGACCTATCTCACCCACCTGACCCACGGGGTTGAGCACGAAACTTGGAACCAGAAGCTGCCGGCAGGTATCCAACTGGCCCACGACGGCCTAAGACTGACGCTCTAG
- a CDS encoding ATP-binding protein, which yields MQFQNVPIQRKLMVLMLGTSMLVLVLTCTAFLGYDVYAFRQTSMRQLSTLGDFVATNSTAVLAFDNADDATEILGALKAERHITAAALYDKSGRLFARYPADRPDAEFPATPQADGYHFAGGYLTGFTPVVQVRGSQRLGTLYLKSGLEEMYARLRLYGSIAVLIAVVLSLLAYGLSRKLQQQISRPILALAETAKAVSNQRDYSVRALKLGEDELGLLTEAFNHMLEQIQQQNLALQRAYDELEARVRDRTAELAAANKELEAFASSVSHDLRTPLRAINGLAEILLKNPPGELTAEARRCITLIHRGSSEMDQLIDSIMAFSRLSHEAPARQEIDLTALSHDVFRDLVGGKPDQRVAFRVQPLGTVSADPTLLRQVLVNLLANALKFTRKANRAVIEVGLVRSDDDGPVYFVKDNGVGFDMEQADRLFVMFQRLSHQGEFEGTGVGLAMVRRIIERHGGEVWAEAEPGAGATFFFTLPR from the coding sequence ATGCAATTTCAGAACGTCCCGATCCAGCGGAAGCTGATGGTGCTCATGCTCGGCACCAGCATGCTGGTGCTCGTGCTCACCTGCACCGCGTTCCTGGGTTACGATGTCTATGCCTTCCGTCAGACGTCGATGCGCCAGCTCTCGACCCTCGGTGACTTTGTCGCCACGAACAGCACCGCGGTGCTGGCCTTCGACAACGCCGACGACGCGACGGAGATCCTGGGCGCGCTCAAGGCCGAGCGCCACATCACCGCGGCGGCGCTCTATGACAAAAGCGGCCGGCTTTTCGCCCGTTATCCCGCCGACCGGCCGGATGCGGAGTTTCCCGCCACGCCCCAGGCCGACGGCTACCACTTTGCCGGGGGATATCTTACCGGGTTCACGCCGGTGGTGCAGGTCAGGGGTAGCCAGCGCCTCGGCACGCTCTACCTCAAGTCTGGCTTGGAGGAGATGTATGCCCGGTTGCGGCTTTACGGCAGCATCGCCGTCCTGATTGCCGTGGTGCTCTCGCTGCTGGCCTATGGGCTCTCGCGCAAGCTCCAGCAGCAAATCTCCCGTCCCATTCTCGCGCTCGCCGAGACAGCCAAGGCGGTGTCGAACCAGCGCGACTACTCCGTGCGCGCGCTCAAGCTGGGCGAGGACGAACTGGGCCTGCTGACCGAGGCTTTCAACCATATGCTGGAACAGATCCAGCAGCAGAATCTCGCGTTGCAGCGCGCCTATGACGAGTTGGAGGCCCGCGTGCGCGACCGCACGGCCGAGCTGGCCGCCGCCAACAAGGAACTCGAGGCCTTTGCCTCGTCGGTTTCGCATGACTTGCGGACGCCGTTGCGGGCGATCAACGGGCTCGCGGAAATCCTGCTGAAAAACCCTCCCGGCGAGCTGACGGCGGAAGCCCGGCGTTGCATCACGCTGATCCACCGGGGCTCCAGCGAAATGGATCAGTTGATCGACAGTATCATGGCTTTTTCCCGCCTGAGTCACGAGGCGCCGGCGCGCCAGGAGATCGACCTGACGGCCCTGAGCCACGACGTGTTTCGCGATCTGGTGGGGGGGAAGCCGGATCAGCGCGTGGCGTTCCGGGTCCAGCCGCTGGGCACGGTCAGTGCCGATCCGACCTTGCTGCGCCAAGTGCTGGTCAATCTGCTGGCCAACGCGCTCAAGTTCACCCGGAAGGCCAATCGGGCGGTCATTGAGGTGGGCCTGGTGCGGTCCGACGACGACGGCCCCGTTTATTTCGTGAAGGACAACGGAGTCGGCTTCGACATGGAGCAGGCCGACCGCCTTTTTGTGATGTTCCAACGGCTCTCTCATCAGGGGGAGTTCGAGGGCACCGGGGTCGGACTGGCGATGGTGCGGCGCATCATCGAGCGTCACGGCGGGGAGGTCTGGGCCGAGGCGGAGCCGGGGGCGGGGGCCACCTTTTTCTTCACCCTGCCCAGGTAG
- a CDS encoding YfiR family protein, which produces MEFLRGIISVLLRRRFVRPGAVWLLGAVLLTGAAAQTPPPPLTAEYQVKAVFLFNFAQFVDWPAAAFENDQAPIVIGVLGEDPFGSYLDEVVQSEKIGDRALVVRRYRRVEEALGCHILFIGRSNAAQLDRVLARLQGTSVLTVGDLDNFCLRGGMVRFVTEKGKIHLRINMDVAKAGGLTISSKLLRWATIVTTGKD; this is translated from the coding sequence ATGGAGTTTCTGAGGGGCATCATCTCGGTTCTCCTGCGCCGGCGGTTCGTGCGGCCCGGGGCGGTGTGGCTGCTTGGCGCCGTCCTGCTCACGGGCGCCGCCGCGCAGACTCCGCCCCCGCCGCTGACCGCCGAATACCAGGTCAAGGCGGTCTTCCTGTTCAATTTTGCGCAGTTCGTCGACTGGCCCGCCGCGGCCTTCGAGAACGATCAGGCCCCCATTGTCATCGGCGTGTTGGGGGAGGATCCTTTCGGCTCCTACCTCGATGAGGTGGTGCAAAGCGAAAAGATCGGCGACCGGGCGCTGGTCGTCCGGCGCTACCGCCGCGTGGAGGAAGCCCTCGGTTGTCACATCCTCTTTATCGGCCGCTCGAACGCCGCCCAGCTCGACCGGGTGCTGGCCCGCCTGCAGGGCACGAGCGTGCTGACCGTCGGGGATCTGGACAATTTCTGCCTGCGGGGCGGGATGGTGCGATTCGTCACGGAAAAGGGCAAAATCCACCTGCGCATCAATATGGATGTCGCCAAGGCGGGCGGCCTCACGATCAGCTCCAAGCTGCTGCGGTGGGCGACGATCGTCACAACGGGAAAGGACTGA